One genomic segment of [Pasteurella] aerogenes includes these proteins:
- the lipB gene encoding lipoyl(octanoyl) transferase: MQDIPLIVRQLGLQDYQEIWHKMQDFTDTRDANTPDEIWLVQHPSVFTQGSAGKPEHLLTQSHIPVIQSDRGGQITYHGPGQQIMYVLIDVKRHKAHGNELNVRQLVTALEQSVVKTLADYGINSYPKPDAPGVYVDGKKICSLGLRIRRGCSFHGLALNINMDLSPFHHINPCGYAGLEMCQLADFVAQAEADCDKVAPKLVAYFTQLLGYNNITKI; encoded by the coding sequence ATGCAAGATATTCCGCTGATTGTTCGTCAACTGGGTTTACAAGACTATCAAGAGATTTGGCATAAAATGCAAGATTTTACCGATACACGTGATGCCAATACGCCGGATGAAATTTGGCTGGTGCAGCATCCCTCGGTATTTACCCAAGGCTCTGCCGGTAAGCCGGAGCATTTGTTGACGCAAAGTCACATTCCGGTTATCCAATCTGATCGCGGCGGACAAATCACTTATCATGGTCCCGGTCAACAGATTATGTATGTGTTAATTGATGTTAAACGCCATAAGGCGCATGGCAACGAGTTAAATGTGCGCCAATTAGTGACCGCACTTGAACAATCGGTGGTAAAAACCCTAGCGGATTATGGCATTAATTCCTATCCTAAACCAGATGCACCAGGCGTTTATGTAGATGGCAAAAAGATCTGCTCTTTGGGCTTGCGCATTCGCCGCGGCTGTTCTTTTCATGGCCTGGCGTTGAATATTAATATGGATTTATCTCCATTTCATCATATCAATCCTTGCGGTTATGCTGGCTTAGAGATGTGCCAGTTAGCCGATTTTGTTGCACAAGCAGAGGCGGATTGCGATAAAGTGGCGCCAAAATTAGTTGCATACTTTACGCAATTATTAGGTTATAATAACATAACAAAAATTTAA
- a CDS encoding Uncharacterized conserved protein: MTTQNEKIVKLEDIPQKQLKDLLEFPCSFTFKVVGLNRENLVEDVVEVISRYVRGKYAPRQHISSKGTYNSVSVDIYAEDIEQIETLYKELAKIAGVRMVL; the protein is encoded by the coding sequence ATGACAACACAAAATGAGAAAATAGTTAAACTTGAAGATATTCCACAAAAGCAATTAAAAGATCTGCTGGAATTTCCTTGTTCATTTACCTTTAAAGTAGTGGGGTTAAATCGCGAGAATTTGGTAGAGGATGTGGTTGAAGTGATCAGTCGCTACGTACGCGGCAAATATGCGCCACGCCAACATATCAGCAGCAAAGGAACCTATAATTCGGTTTCTGTAGATATTTACGCGGAAGATATTGAACAAATCGAAACGCTATACAAGGAATTGGCAAAAATTGCAGGTGTAAGAATGGTGCTGTAA
- the dacA gene encoding D-alanyl-D-alanine carboxypeptidase: MLNNVFKKTKIAFVAGLLSLPTLTLAEDMQHGIAAPELNAQTFVLMDYNSGAVLASLNPDQHQYPASLTKMMTSYVVGDALKQGKIHNDDLVTIGTSAWGKNFPGSSKMFLNLNQQVSVSDLNRGIIVVSGNDATVAMAEHVSGSEAAFIDQMNKFVDQFGLKNTHFTTVHGLDDENQYSSARDMAIIGAHIIRDLPEEYKIYAEKDFTFNKIKQPNRNGLLWDKTMNVDGMKTGHTDKAGYNLVASATNSNNMRLISVVMGVPTYKGREVESKKLLQWGFANFETFKALSVDKPIAEESVYYGDNNKVQLGVLQDAFITLPKGRQTDVKTRYELDKKFLEAPLVKGQAVGKVIYQLDGKDIAKVDLQVMNDVHEGGIFGKAWDWIVLTVKSLF, encoded by the coding sequence ATGTTAAACAACGTATTCAAAAAAACCAAAATAGCTTTTGTCGCCGGATTATTATCTTTGCCAACCTTAACCTTGGCGGAAGATATGCAACATGGTATTGCTGCACCTGAATTGAACGCTCAGACGTTCGTTTTAATGGATTACAATTCCGGTGCGGTATTGGCGTCATTAAACCCGGATCAACATCAATATCCGGCGTCCTTAACCAAAATGATGACCAGCTATGTGGTGGGGGATGCGTTAAAGCAAGGCAAAATCCATAATGATGATTTAGTGACAATTGGCACGAGTGCTTGGGGTAAAAATTTCCCGGGTTCATCCAAAATGTTCTTAAATCTTAACCAACAAGTGTCAGTGTCTGATTTAAATCGCGGTATTATTGTGGTGTCGGGAAATGATGCAACCGTAGCGATGGCAGAACATGTTTCCGGTTCCGAGGCAGCATTTATCGATCAAATGAATAAATTCGTGGATCAGTTTGGTTTAAAAAATACCCATTTCACCACCGTACATGGATTGGATGACGAAAATCAATATTCTTCAGCGCGCGATATGGCAATTATCGGGGCGCACATTATTCGAGATTTGCCAGAAGAATATAAAATTTATGCGGAAAAAGATTTCACTTTTAATAAGATCAAACAACCAAACCGCAACGGATTATTGTGGGATAAAACCATGAATGTGGACGGAATGAAAACCGGACACACCGATAAAGCAGGTTATAATTTAGTAGCCTCGGCTACCAATAGTAATAATATGCGATTGATTTCCGTTGTAATGGGCGTACCGACTTATAAAGGTCGCGAAGTCGAAAGTAAAAAACTGTTGCAATGGGGTTTTGCAAATTTTGAAACCTTCAAAGCATTAAGTGTAGATAAACCGATCGCGGAAGAAAGCGTGTATTATGGTGATAACAACAAAGTGCAATTAGGTGTATTACAAGATGCCTTTATCACCTTGCCGAAAGGTCGCCAAACTGATGTGAAAACCCGCTATGAATTAGACAAAAAATTCTTAGAAGCACCATTGGTCAAAGGTCAAGCAGTAGGAAAAGTGATTTATCAATTAGATGGCAAAGACATTGCAAAAGTGGATTTGCAAGTGATGAATGATGTTCACGAGGGTGGCATTTTTGGTAAAGCATGGGACTGGATTGTGTTAACCGTAAAAAGTTTATTTTAA